Proteins encoded by one window of Gordonia jinghuaiqii:
- a CDS encoding TetR/AcrR family transcriptional regulator produces the protein MPKISDERKLERSQQILEAARRCFVDKGFHRASMSDVIRESGLSAGAVYSYYSSKEELIAAVARSMFVAYEAGISSFDEQSPQMASPEDAVRALASRVMVEIAPLTDGFRMVLTVWGEAANNPPLRDTVADIVHGLRGVFERVLIEWRDAGHELPGDPAVLAQVMVSMMQGAVVQQGLVGDLDIEAYIDTFCALLRAVGLGRAG, from the coding sequence ATGCCGAAGATCAGTGACGAGCGCAAGCTCGAGCGCAGCCAGCAGATACTCGAGGCCGCGCGTCGCTGTTTCGTGGACAAGGGCTTCCACCGGGCCTCGATGTCCGACGTCATCCGCGAATCCGGGCTCAGTGCCGGGGCGGTCTACTCCTACTACTCGTCGAAGGAGGAGTTGATCGCCGCGGTCGCGCGGTCGATGTTCGTCGCCTATGAGGCCGGGATCAGCAGCTTCGACGAGCAGTCGCCTCAGATGGCCTCGCCCGAGGACGCGGTGCGCGCGCTCGCCTCCAGGGTGATGGTCGAGATCGCCCCGCTGACCGACGGCTTCCGGATGGTGTTGACGGTCTGGGGTGAAGCTGCGAACAATCCGCCCCTGCGCGACACCGTGGCAGACATCGTGCACGGATTGCGCGGTGTCTTCGAACGTGTCCTGATCGAATGGCGCGACGCCGGGCACGAGCTTCCCGGTGACCCCGCGGTTCTCGCGCAGGTGATGGTGTCGATGATGCAGGGTGCCGTGGTGCAGCAGGGCCTGGTGGGGGACCTCGACATCGAGGCCTACATCGACACATTCTGTGCGTTGTTGCGGGCGGTTGGCCTCGGCCGGGCCGGCTGA
- a CDS encoding CDP-alcohol phosphatidyltransferase family protein, which translates to MSAEPDHLAPAIPPRPHREAVLDAWSSLHGGIDPRGSVWTRNWVLLSNACARPLARIGITPNVVTVLGVVVTAVALCLTLLGGGWPAIGAVVIVFAALLDGIDGAIAAQTGTASRWGRVYDTLADRCSDLMLAAIVVIVGAPMWTGVTIAVLTLLLESTRATAQVIGMNGPGAVTVWERPSRVILAVIAALTAAIFWWAGLGTDTTTGLAAVTGTIGVALASVGTVQLLVAVRAHTFGGVTSPTR; encoded by the coding sequence GTGTCCGCAGAACCCGACCACCTCGCACCCGCGATTCCGCCGCGGCCCCACCGGGAGGCCGTACTCGACGCGTGGTCGTCACTGCACGGCGGCATCGACCCGCGTGGGTCGGTGTGGACGCGGAACTGGGTCCTCCTCAGCAACGCCTGCGCGCGCCCGCTCGCGCGGATCGGGATCACACCGAATGTGGTCACCGTCCTCGGCGTCGTCGTCACCGCCGTCGCGCTGTGTCTGACGCTCCTCGGCGGTGGATGGCCGGCGATCGGCGCGGTGGTGATCGTGTTCGCGGCCCTGCTCGACGGCATCGACGGTGCGATCGCCGCCCAGACCGGCACCGCGTCGAGGTGGGGGCGCGTCTACGACACACTCGCCGACAGATGTTCGGATCTGATGCTGGCCGCGATCGTGGTGATCGTGGGCGCGCCGATGTGGACCGGGGTGACGATCGCCGTCCTCACCCTGCTCCTGGAATCCACTCGCGCCACCGCGCAGGTCATCGGGATGAACGGCCCGGGGGCCGTGACCGTCTGGGAGCGCCCGTCGCGGGTCATTCTCGCCGTCATCGCGGCCCTGACCGCGGCCATCTTCTGGTGGGCGGGACTCGGGACCGACACCACCACCGGACTTGCCGCAGTCACCGGGACGATAGGTGTGGCGCTCGCTTCGGTGGGGACCGTGCAGCTCCTCGTCGCCGTTCGCGCGCACACGTTCGGCGGGGTGACCTCCCCGACGAGGTGA
- a CDS encoding YhjD/YihY/BrkB family envelope integrity protein, whose protein sequence is MTRDSLAIFDARALVSGARGLVSDTRRVLARGDLAAAAATLTYYAAIAIVPWVLLAIWSTTWIRGTDAADESLTASRVLIPPDMGARPVFAEAVVVGTHLGVVSAIVLLFPASFYGEGLRRACMSMYPHRDRFTGWRSRLAILGLVVLVPPLAHIAAVVAASITGLAPDGGGSGGFWDLAARVVIGFVTVWLTVAAVLTWVYWKVTPGTPTPVAAGAAALGTASFIAGFVQGFLLFLSIPLDVGIPYGGLRVIGGVVAVGLWLYVLHVIVIVGWAVCQAIGGSGRESQGS, encoded by the coding sequence ATGACTCGCGATAGCCTCGCGATCTTCGACGCGCGCGCACTGGTCTCCGGTGCCCGCGGCCTGGTCTCCGACACCCGCCGCGTACTCGCCCGTGGTGATCTCGCCGCCGCCGCGGCAACCCTCACCTACTACGCCGCAATCGCCATCGTGCCATGGGTGCTGCTGGCGATCTGGTCGACGACGTGGATACGCGGGACGGACGCCGCCGATGAGTCGCTCACCGCGTCGAGAGTGCTGATCCCGCCGGACATGGGTGCCCGTCCGGTGTTCGCCGAGGCCGTGGTGGTCGGCACGCACCTCGGTGTCGTCAGCGCCATCGTGTTGCTGTTCCCCGCCTCCTTCTACGGCGAGGGTCTCCGGCGCGCGTGCATGTCGATGTACCCGCACCGGGACCGGTTCACCGGCTGGCGGTCGCGGCTGGCGATCCTCGGTCTGGTCGTGCTGGTCCCGCCGCTGGCCCACATCGCCGCCGTCGTGGCCGCATCGATCACCGGGCTCGCGCCCGATGGCGGCGGGTCCGGTGGATTCTGGGATCTCGCCGCGCGTGTGGTCATCGGCTTCGTCACCGTATGGCTGACCGTTGCGGCGGTCCTGACCTGGGTGTACTGGAAGGTGACGCCCGGGACACCGACGCCGGTAGCGGCGGGAGCGGCGGCGCTCGGGACCGCGTCGTTCATCGCGGGATTCGTCCAGGGGTTCCTGTTGTTCCTGTCCATCCCGCTCGACGTCGGCATCCCCTACGGGGGTCTGCGCGTGATCGGCGGTGTCGTCGCCGTCGGCCTGTGGCTGTATGTGCTTCACGTCATCGTGATCGTGGGCTGGGCGGTCTGCCAGGCCATCGGAGGAAGCGGCCGCGAGAGTCAGGGGAGTTGA
- a CDS encoding ABC transporter permease, translated as MSAHPEAAEAVADDQPLSSGPGARPATSSNHTPGWRMVVAMVVLIPTVVVAIAAMFVSLAVDPEPHRVPLGVVAPPAASQAIESALAERAGDDAFVIEQFADAEGARAAIERRDIAGAFTIGPDGVTVLTAEAGSAVLAQVVAATGTGIATARSLPVTVESVVSTPETDARGTGFAAGLLPLLIAGMALGAAAAIALRGRVAMQLTVATLGSLVAGFGFAAVWSWLGVIDGGVAAVGLAAALMIGAIVWFTAGLGALLGPAGVGVSALLMVLISNPLSGLASSPYLLPAPWGAVGQWLPPGAGGTLLRSVAYFPEAGIAGPVAILLGWVVAGAALLGLAALRQARTQAAVARG; from the coding sequence ATGAGTGCACATCCAGAGGCTGCCGAAGCAGTCGCCGACGACCAGCCGTTGTCCTCCGGGCCGGGCGCTCGACCCGCGACGTCGTCGAACCACACGCCGGGCTGGCGGATGGTCGTCGCGATGGTCGTGCTGATCCCGACCGTCGTCGTCGCCATCGCGGCGATGTTCGTGTCACTGGCCGTCGACCCGGAACCGCATCGAGTCCCGCTGGGGGTGGTTGCTCCTCCGGCCGCGTCGCAGGCCATCGAGTCGGCACTGGCCGAGCGGGCCGGCGACGACGCCTTCGTGATCGAGCAGTTCGCCGACGCCGAGGGCGCCCGTGCCGCGATCGAGCGGCGGGACATCGCCGGGGCGTTCACGATCGGCCCGGATGGCGTGACCGTGCTGACCGCGGAGGCCGGGTCGGCCGTGCTGGCACAGGTGGTGGCAGCGACCGGAACCGGTATCGCCACCGCACGATCACTGCCGGTCACCGTCGAGTCGGTGGTGTCGACACCCGAGACCGATGCGCGCGGTACCGGATTCGCGGCCGGCCTGCTCCCGCTCCTCATCGCCGGCATGGCCCTGGGCGCGGCGGCGGCGATCGCGTTGCGCGGCCGGGTGGCCATGCAACTGACCGTGGCGACGCTGGGATCGTTGGTGGCCGGGTTCGGATTCGCCGCGGTGTGGTCCTGGCTCGGTGTCATCGACGGGGGCGTCGCCGCCGTGGGCCTGGCCGCGGCGCTCATGATCGGCGCGATCGTGTGGTTCACGGCCGGCTTGGGAGCACTGCTGGGCCCGGCCGGGGTGGGCGTCTCGGCTCTCTTGATGGTGCTGATCTCCAACCCGCTGTCGGGGCTCGCATCCTCGCCGTATCTGCTCCCCGCGCCCTGGGGTGCCGTCGGTCAGTGGCTGCCGCCCGGCGCGGGCGGGACCCTGCTCCGCTCGGTTGCCTACTTCCCGGAAGCGGGCATCGCCGGCCCGGTGGCCATCCTGCTCGGCTGGGTCGTGGCAGGTGCCGCACTGCTGGGGTTGGCCGCCCTGCGGCAGGCCCGAACGCAGGCGGCGGTCGCTCGGGGCTAG
- a CDS encoding LysE/ArgO family amino acid transporter: MTSYLVPAFAGLLTGAGLIIAIGPQNVYVLRQGVARRHTAPIVAVCAISDVVLIVAGVAGLGALVATHPQVVTVAKIAGGLYILVLGLLAARRSLRSNAAIATNAGEAESAGRWVAVGTALALTWLNPHVYLDTVLTMGAIANGHGNGKWAFAIGACAASVIWFTALGGGARKLSGFFASPGAWKVLDAVVAVIMIAMAVALFVSV; encoded by the coding sequence GTGACCAGCTACCTCGTTCCGGCGTTCGCCGGATTGCTGACCGGAGCGGGCCTGATCATCGCGATCGGCCCCCAGAACGTCTACGTGCTGCGGCAGGGTGTCGCCCGACGGCACACCGCGCCCATCGTTGCGGTCTGCGCGATCTCCGATGTGGTCCTGATCGTCGCGGGTGTTGCCGGTCTCGGCGCCCTGGTCGCCACCCATCCGCAGGTCGTGACCGTGGCCAAGATCGCGGGCGGGCTGTACATCCTCGTGCTCGGCCTGCTGGCCGCCAGGCGGAGTCTGCGGAGCAACGCCGCGATCGCCACGAACGCGGGAGAGGCGGAGTCGGCCGGCCGCTGGGTGGCGGTGGGCACGGCGCTGGCGCTCACGTGGCTCAACCCGCACGTCTATCTCGACACCGTCCTCACCATGGGTGCGATTGCCAATGGGCACGGAAACGGCAAGTGGGCCTTCGCGATCGGCGCATGCGCGGCCAGCGTGATCTGGTTCACCGCTCTCGGCGGCGGTGCGCGCAAGCTGTCGGGGTTCTTCGCGAGTCCGGGGGCATGGAAGGTGCTCGACGCCGTCGTCGCGGTGATCATGATCGCGATGGCAGTCGCGCTCTTCGTATCCGTCTGA
- a CDS encoding LysR family transcriptional regulator ArgP has protein sequence MDISQEGLRTLAAVLREGTFDAAAASLHITPSAVSQRIKALESAVGRVLLRRSKPATATPDGEILVRLAKQWELLLAETRAEFVGTPDDEDVPLTARPRVHLPIAANADSLATWLLPVLARFHREHAVAVEVFRDDETRSSAMLRTGDVLAAVTSQPLAIRGCTLRSLGTMRYLPVATPEFIETWLPEGPHAEALARAPMVQFDRNDHIQRNISSALAGHLIDPPAVYIPASTEYHRAVELGIGWGAVPVVQISEALDSGRVRLIADHHIDVPLYWQYWKLSSPLLQALTSIVVEGAEVAL, from the coding sequence GTGGACATCAGCCAGGAGGGCTTGCGCACCCTGGCCGCGGTGCTGCGTGAAGGGACCTTCGACGCCGCGGCGGCGTCGCTGCACATCACCCCGTCGGCGGTCAGCCAGCGCATCAAGGCACTCGAATCCGCGGTCGGCCGGGTGTTGTTGCGGCGCAGCAAGCCTGCCACCGCGACACCCGACGGTGAGATACTGGTCCGTCTCGCCAAACAGTGGGAGTTGTTGCTCGCCGAGACACGCGCCGAGTTCGTCGGAACTCCCGACGACGAGGACGTACCGCTGACCGCACGGCCCCGAGTCCATCTCCCCATCGCCGCCAACGCCGACTCGCTCGCGACCTGGCTGCTGCCGGTGCTGGCACGGTTCCATCGGGAACACGCCGTCGCGGTGGAAGTCTTCCGTGACGACGAAACACGCAGCAGTGCAATGCTTCGCACCGGGGATGTACTGGCCGCGGTGACATCGCAACCCCTCGCGATCCGCGGCTGCACACTCCGATCCCTCGGAACGATGCGGTATCTCCCCGTCGCCACACCAGAATTCATCGAGACCTGGCTACCCGAGGGACCCCACGCCGAAGCGCTGGCCCGGGCACCGATGGTGCAGTTCGACCGCAACGACCACATTCAGCGCAACATCTCGTCGGCGCTGGCCGGCCACCTCATCGATCCGCCAGCGGTGTACATCCCGGCGTCGACCGAATACCACCGCGCGGTCGAACTCGGCATCGGCTGGGGTGCGGTACCGGTCGTCCAGATCTCCGAGGCCCTCGACTCCGGCCGGGTGCGCCTCATCGCCGACCACCACATCGACGTCCCGCTCTACTGGCAGTACTGGAAGCTGAGTTCCCCTCTGCTGCAAGCACTCACATCGATCGTCGTCGAGGGAGCCGAGGTCGCCCTCTAG
- a CDS encoding TetR/AcrR family transcriptional regulator, whose translation MRTRGWQGDLPRDSDEARARILSAAASCVERYGAQKTRLVDVAAELGVTRQTVYRYYSSVDEMLVAVANAGVADFLDRMKADLAEVHTPADAITETIIYCLRVLPDEPAIGLMVRAGETEFFTREATSAGAVELGAAMLRRLDVDWEAHGFDDDAMSGLAEMVMRVWLSFLQYPANPARSDDDLREFIRRWVCPPVLATGRA comes from the coding sequence ATGAGGACCCGGGGGTGGCAAGGCGATCTGCCCCGGGACTCTGACGAGGCCAGGGCCAGGATTCTGAGCGCCGCGGCGAGTTGCGTAGAGCGCTACGGTGCTCAGAAGACCAGGCTGGTCGACGTTGCCGCCGAGCTGGGTGTCACCAGACAGACCGTCTACCGCTACTACTCGTCGGTGGACGAGATGCTGGTGGCCGTGGCGAATGCCGGCGTGGCCGATTTCCTCGATCGGATGAAGGCGGATCTCGCCGAGGTGCACACCCCCGCCGATGCGATCACCGAGACCATCATCTACTGCCTTCGGGTCCTGCCCGACGAGCCCGCGATCGGATTGATGGTGCGGGCCGGCGAAACCGAGTTCTTCACCCGCGAGGCAACCTCGGCCGGCGCCGTCGAGCTCGGCGCCGCGATGCTGCGTCGCCTCGACGTCGACTGGGAGGCGCACGGCTTCGACGACGACGCGATGTCGGGTCTGGCCGAGATGGTGATGCGGGTGTGGCTCAGCTTTCTGCAGTACCCCGCGAACCCGGCCCGGTCGGACGACGACCTTCGCGAGTTCATCCGACGCTGGGTCTGCCCGCCCGTCCTGGCCACCGGCCGCGCCTGA